tgaaaagggtttggaaagaaagggtCAATCTTTGACCGAGTTTTGGATTTAGGAAGATTTAGTTTCTTGGGGATGGAAAAAGATATTATTTTGTATATTATTGGGGGTTTAATTGCAAAAGACAAGAAAATTCACCTGCACTAGTTGTAATTATCTGATTTAGATGGGGTCAATTTGGATTTATGAGCCCCCACAGATGCAATTTCCAGAGTGATACTGTTCATGTTTGTTTTCCTTCGGATTTTCCAACGTTGTTTGGTTTGTTGGTTAGCAATTTGGAAAGATTAATGTGATTTTGTTTGAGATCTGATCTGGTAGTTTCATGATGTCGGTAGATTGTGTTTGTGCTTAATGTTTTTGTGGTGCTTTCTGTTTTGGAAACAAGAAATTAAGGCAAAATATATAGCAGATTAAGTTATCATGTAACTCTGTTTCTTTTAAAAGCAACTCTAGATTTGGGGCTGTTTGTTTTTGTCAAAAGCGCTTCGCTTCTGCTAGAAGCGCTTTTATGAGCCTGGATGCTTCTGGAAGAGTTAAAAGCGCTTACGACTAGTCTGTTCAATCTCAGTTTTCACGTCTGTTTCATGCAAGGCTCACATGAGACTttgtttgttgttgttcttTATGTTTGGGTGCCAGGAAAGTACCATCTGCACTAAACATTACCGGTCCTGCTCCGGCTCAGCTCACCATCTTCTACGCTGGGAGCGTTAGCGTGTTTGACGCCATTACTGCAGAAAAGGTACGTTATTTTCTGTACTTAAACAGCACAAGCATAAGTGTTTTACATGTAACTCGGTCATTTATGAGCTTGACAAATTTTGTACTTGTGCACTTAAATGTGTCATAGGTTCGGGAACTTATGCTTATTGCGGCCGCTGCTGCTGCTGATAAGAAGACGAGTGATGTGAAGAATAGCGCGACAAGCTGTCCTCCAAGTCCACTGATTCGCACAGGATCGTCGACGCTGCAAAAATCTTCTACTGCTCCTGGTTCACCAGTGGTCCAGCCCTTCCCTGAGCAGAATAGTTCCATTTGCAAATTGCAAGCTGGTAAGAATTCAGTACTATCGACACGGTGATTGTAAATTCCTTATGAGAGTATTAATGATGGCCTCGTGATTCCGGCTTCATTGTTTCTGTTGGTTCAGAATTTCCCATTGCAAGGAGACACTCTCTTCAGCGTTTCCTGGAGAAGCGACGGGACAGGTGCCCCCTTGCTAAATCCTGTATCGGTTTTCATTCTGTCACCGCACCTAGGCCATCTCAGTTTACACATCAATTACTGTGTTTAATTCTcgtttttattgtttcttgttCATTCTTTCAGGATGGTCAGCAACAGTCCATATCCTACTTCGCCAGCAACACCGAAGGACGACAATGCAAAAACTATCCAGAGCGATAACGCTTCTCCGGGTGTGGGTTGCTTCAAACAATCCGCCATGGTTCAGGAAGAAACTCAACCAAGTTCTGTTGCCTAGCCAGCTTGAACTACTATCCCTGTTTATGTCTCAGGATATCTGTTGTAATTTCGCAAAGACCTACATTTAACCAGTGATTGTTGTGTCGGAGTAGCCCGTTTGTGTAATCGGGGCCGTGCGTGTACAAGTTCTCCGTCGATtgaaacagaaacaaaaccccaaatgaCAGATTGGTGGTCGAAGATGAATTCTGTGTTCGATTGGTGAAGAATTCGTAGATGTGTTAGCCCTGTTTATGCCGAGGCGGTTCGACTGTATTCGTCGTTTTACATTGTGGAATTGCCAAACAGATAACAAACTATTTGTGCGACCTTAGTCGTGTGGTGAATTTTAAGCTGCTTGTTATGTTTAATCCAAGTTTGAACAACATTTTCTTGGTTTTGGATTTCTATGGCACCCAAAGTGCATTGGTCAATTGGGTTTCGGCAGTTAGGTACGGTGGCTGAACCCCAAATGAAAGTTCCGGCAGGTACATTGTACTGTGTGAGGCCCGAGTCCACGGGTCCACGGGTGTTCAGCACTCCACACCGCATTGCATTCGATTTCTTGcagttctttctttctgcaaGATTTCATGTGCTTTGCGGCAGGGCGTATTGCAACCCCGCTGACATTACCTAATAGTTGGAATAAATCCAGTGAAAAGGATGGGAATCGAACTTTCATCATAGGCGGAAGCTACGAGCACACCAAAACCGCAAAAATTTTCAGTGAGAAATTGTCGAAcgtttttgaagtttcaagcaGGACATCCTCCAACACAAAGTTTACATGCCTTCCTCAAAAGCTAATGCCGATAATCCACACCGGATATTagcaacaaaaaaagaaagatccaTAATACCAGACGGTATACTCACATTTATTACAGTCTAACTTACATTCTGCATTTTCAGTGCGCACTGCGTAGAATTCCATGTAAGTAGCCACCGGTCATTACAAGCGACACAAGAGAGACAACGCCGGCTGGAAAGATCTTCCCTGACTTCTTGAAACGAGATCCCATCACAGCCAGGAGGGCAGCAGACAACCCTGGAGGTTGAAGAAAATGACAACTAGTAATTTGTTAAGGTCGAACAAAATTAAGATATTGAACTGCACTCGGAAAAAGCGAAAACGGGATAATCCTAGATACAATTGAAATAATGTCATTAAAGCAGATATATGGGAGAACCATTAAAATGGATATAAAGCAAACATAATCTACCAATCAACTACTGCAGCAACTATCAACATAAGTACATGAGATGAGTGAGATGAGTGAGATGACAACTAACCAAGCCCAATAGATGATGCAAAAACTGGTCTTACGGGAAGCTCAGTAGAAACATAAAACAGTAAGGCCGATGATATTCCCCCTGCCAACAGTGACTTCTGGCTGCCACTCTTCAAAAAGCCCATAAGGCCACCCACTGTCAAAAAAGCAACCGGACATCAATAAACTGATATGTTCCTAGGGATAATTGCTATCCACGAGATAATTATTTGATCCCAAGATTTGTTGCCATGGAACACAAAGCTAATTAGAAGTTTGAACCCGAGCAGGTACCTCGAGCACGAAAGATTTAGTGACATTTGGAAGATACTAGACTGAAAAGCTTCTCGAAACTTCGAATTTGCAAACACAAAAGTTTTCCTATGAGAACCATCCATAACCATAAACCCACCTAAATGGCAATGCTACTAAAAATCACCTATAAACTTGCAAATCCACATTACAACCACAATCCATGAGCATGACTCCGTAGTGGAATCAGAGATCACCAATAAAATTGGTTTCCAACCCGTTACAGTAATCGACATCAAACACGAAACTCTCTACTTCCTTTGGCATGACAAGCACCACTCAAGGCCTAGACTCAAATTTTAGCCACAATCACAACAACCCAACAGGCAAAACCTAACTATTATCCGCCTTCCTAACCAATTCTAGAAGCTAATCAAAGATGTTAACTTTACATTTTAGAAGCTACTCAAAGATGTTAACTTTACATTTTACAAGCTAATCAAAGATGTTAACGATTCGAAAACAAAGGAATTTGATTGATTACCTCCAACAAGAGCAGCATATCCTAGGGTTAGTTTCTGAGACATCGACATCCCTTTCTTCTTGCTCTCTTCAGGTCCCTCCTCACCCTCCCCTTTACCCTCACTATTATCACCTCCACCgcctccgccgccgccgccgcctccCCTACCGCCAAACTCACCCCCACCGTCTCCGCCGCCGGCAACCGGTTCGATACCGATATCCTTGGTTCCCGAATCAACAGTGAATACGGTGGAAGTTTTAGTGTCGGAAACCACTCCAAGCCTCAAACCGGGAGAAGCTCTGAATCCGTGAAAGGTGAGATTGTTGTTGTGTTGCAGGCGCCGAGCTCCGCCGCAGGCAAGGGGAAGAGAAATGGCGGTGTTGTGGAAAGCTCCGATTTTGGGGCTTAGGAGGAAAAGGGAAGACTGGGAAACGCACAAATCTGCCATATGTGTGTGATGTCACTTTCTTATTTTGGTTTCTGGATTCTTCGTCTTGTCTTTCGGTTTTTTCCACCGATTTGGGTACTTACTACCTACTTCTCCACGTGGCAAGTAGAAACAAATACTTGAACATTTTTTGCTATAGACGGATGTAAGGAGGAAGTTTTTATTACGATGGGAACACGGATGATACACgatatatttttatgtaagtcataagaaattttattttttaagttattaaattcTAACACATATATCACACcttttgtataatgacacgtggtataCCACCTTGTGTGCCGATCATACTAAAAATTCTCTTGGTGTAAgggaaatttttgaaatttttttttttctcggagAACactaaacaaacaataaaacacATTAGGATCATTTttaacacaccccgacccaagCTTCACCACATTTCAGGCTCGACTCCGTCATatcatgatattgtccgctttaggccctagccacgccctcacggttttgtttctgggaactcacacgagaacttcccagtagatcacccatcctgggattgctctcgcgcgaactcgcttaacttcggagttccaatgaaCTCTGAAGCCAATGatctcccaaaaagcctcgtgctataggaggtgggaatatacatataaggcttgcagaatccactcccctgggcgatgtgggatgtcacaatccaccccccttagggacccgacatcctcgtcggcacacttccggccagggattgactctgataccaaactgacacacctcaACTCGGGCTCCACCACATCTCGAGCTCTACTCCgtcatagcacgatattatccgctttggacctcgaccacaccctcacggttttgtttctaggaattcacacgagaacttcttagtgggtcacctatcctagGATTATtttcgcacgaactcgcttaacttcagaattCCGATGAACTCCGAAGCCAGTGatctcccaaaaggccttgtgctatatgaggtgagaatatacatataaggcttacatgatctacTCTcctaggtgatgtgggatgtcacaaatTTCATAGACTATTTTTTGTATGTTTAATGTGGAGTTCTTGTGTCTTATCAAGTGTGGCCACACCAAGATTCTAAAAGACACTAAGCGTTATTCGGACGATAGACTGAGGCCTAACGTTTAGGTGtattttagtaaatttattataaataagtgcctatttatatttacaaaaatacataattgtattgatATATATAAATTGCAAAGTAAAATGACATATGAATTAATGTATTataacatattaataaaataggGAAGAAACATAGGATGAGTGTTCATACAAGTATTCAATAAGCTTTTTACAattattaaacaaaattaaaatctaaaatgaCAATTACCAATTTTCTATCTAAGAGAGAGTCGCGACATAAGTGGGCTAAGCGGACGCTTAAGGAGGTGTAGGcgttatttcttaattttcaaatgcttagGAATTAATTGGGGCGGTGACTAATTTTAGGACTCAAGTGAGGAGTGTCTTTATAAATTAAGTTTTTAAAGATTACAAGGAAGAGTGAGGTAATAAATTAGAATTATGATGAATTAACAGTTTAATTTAGTCTAATATGACACACTTTTTAGACTGTTAAATTGTTATTTTAGATTCAAAATTAGTTTTATCTTCAGAACAATGATTAATTCAGAATTACAAtgctggaattttttttttcttactggAAAAAAGTCATTATCGTCAAGAAACAAGTCGACGTTAAATGTAAAGGCCCAATCAATAAGATTAGGAAAGGCCCACTAGGCCCAAGATGAAGCTTCGTCGTCACCAATTTCACTAGAACAAACCTCACTTCACGCGCAGCAAACCACAAACGAAATTAACACATCCTGCCTTCCGCCAAATTTAATCAACCATGTAGCGTTCGAAATCACGCCAATTCGATCCCTGATCGATGAAATCCAAATCGACCCAACTGGGATTCCGCTGAACCAAATCATGGGTCGAAGAATCATGGAATGGGCTGCCCGGTCCGATTACATGGGCGGCATTCCGAGGAAGATGGTGTTAACGGCAGTTGGGGGTCTGGCGAAGGCCGTCGTCTCCCTCTTCAACTCCACCACCGTCCACAATGCCGACACACTTCTCCGTCTGGTCCGGTCTCGGCCTAATGGGGTCCCACTCGTCACTGTCAGCAACCACATGTCCACCATGGACGACCCCTTTTTGTGGGCTTTCAAGGGGTTCCCCATCACTGATGCGAATTTGTCGAGGTGGGTTTTGGCCGCCGAGGACATCTGCTTTAAAAATTCAATGCTTTCTTACTTCTTCAGAGTTGGTTAGTTGAATTtggtttcttttctttgtttgatttgggttttttgCACATTGTATCTGTTTTTTAGAGGTGGGATTTGTTTTTATGTGGTGATTTGGTCAGGAAAGTGCATTCCGATTACGCGGGGTGGCGGCATTTATCAAGAACATATGAATGAAGCTCTTGAGAGGTTGAGTGAAGGTTCATGGGTAATCACTTCTTAATCTTATTAAATGTTCTTAGTTTCTGCTTAATGGGTCAGTCCAGTTTCACCACTGAGTTGGGAGCTGTTCAATGTTGCTTAGGATGTGACTGTGCTGAATTCAATGACATAATTCGGTTTGCATAGCTCaatgttgttttttttaatataaaggtTGTGACTTTTCGGGTTGATGGGTTCTTCATTAGTTGTTTGTGAAATGGAATGTTACCTTATAGAATCAGTAGTTTTGTAAAGTTTTTAACTTGTTCGGTAATGTATAATTTGTCGACATCTATGTGAAAGTTTTGgttattcaaaattcaaacttttggatCTCTGATGGGCAGTTGCATACATTTCCAGAAGGAAAAGTGTACCAGGAAGATGCACCTATAAGACGATTGAAGTGGGGGACCGCTAGTCTCATTGCTCGTGCTCCTGTAAACCCTATAGTTTTGCCAATTGTGCATACTGGATTTGAACaggtaattttcttttctttggatTCTTCCTCTTTGTTTGGACATTTGTTTCGATCAACTGCGTGTGTTTCTTTTAAGATTTTGACTAGATTGTTATTAGATGTTAGTGAAGTGCTGAAGATGGAAACTTCCCAATCACCCTCCGCCCACTCACCCCAACAAAATGCAGTACTGTGGTGTTTTATAAACAATACATTATGTACAACAGTATCACAAGTTATCTGATTGACTATTCTTTTTCTATTCCCTGTGAAAAGTATGACGTGAACTTCAGTATTAGTTTCATCCATTTAACACGACGGTCCTTGATTGATTCAGACTTCCATTTCCTTGTCTCTCTCTATCCAACATACTCTTTGTCATTTGTATTGAGGTACTGATCAATTGACTGAAAACTTGAGCCATAACATTGTAACCTGACGTCCAAATGGCTAGCTGTGTAGTTTGGGAACGATTGCTACACAGAATATCATTGTAGAAAATTCAGCTTTACATTTTCGGGATATCAGAATTTCGGTGTGGCTCAAAACCCACTGAAACTCGTGAACGTGGCAGTTAAAACTGTTTCTGTTATGTATTCAATATGTCATGAAAACATTGCACTACTGATGTATGGTTTATTATATATGTTTAAGTTACCTAAGCCGCACCAGAAGATCTAGTGAAATAAGCTGATATCATGAACTTCTGCTGTGCTGTTCAACGATTTGATACACTTTTTGGTATGCACATCTTACTCTTTGAAGTCCTGCACAATGATTTAGTTAACTGGACTAGACATATGACAGAATTTATCCATTTACGCAGAAAGTAAAATACATATTAACCTTACGTTTTTgtgatcttcttttatttttggttatatTAACTATACCATTACCGATCTTTTGTGACACATTTGTTCAACATTGCTCATCTCCCATTTGCTACTATTTACATTTCCAGGTGATGCCTGATAAGTTTCATCGTGGTAAAAGGCCTCCATTTCCGTTATGGAATAAGGACATTAAGATAATAGTTGGCGAGCCAATGGAATTGGACCTTCCTGAAATGAGGCAGATGGCGACCTCTCTGTCTCGTAATACTTCACATTCTACGTTGGGATGGCCAAGCAGCTGCCCCGGTGGTTTGGACGAGGCAGCGCAAAAACATCTGTACAGTGCAATTTCAGAGAAAATCCAAAATGTCATGGAGCGCTTACGGATTTTTGCTAAAAGTTTTTCAAAGTCAAAGGATCAAAGTCTTTGCTAGCATAAGTTGTCTTTCGAAGTATGTCCAACAGTTGGAGAAATGCAATGCGACCATCATAAGACATACTGCTAAACGAGAAGCATATCCCTGTACTCCAGCATTCAATCACTGAGTTCCGGCTCTGCTTATGGAACTGGATCCGGCCAGCTTCTTTCATGGCATGGCACTATAGAGATGCAGTTGAATGGTTAGTTTGTAGTTGATTTACAAGACTTGTATTCTTTTATGCAGTTCGATTGTATTGATTGCCTTCGACGGAAATTCTAGAAATTTGTAATGGGGTGGGTATATTGACTCATTCAAATTTAGTCGAAATTAAATAAgattttctcaaattttttaaagggaaaaagaaacacATGTGGGCTCATTCCACATGTTGCTCCACATTTcgaccaattttttattttttattttttggaaccAACCAAATTTTTGTTGTTGCTGAACATGCTTTGTAGGCTTGTCCTAGATACAAGGAATGTTGGATATTAAGATAATAAGGCATTGCTCTGCCTAAAAGAAAAGATTCGGACGCAAAATTAACAACTCTTAATTACTTGAGCTACAAATCTCTTACAATTATCGGACGATATTTAGAAAGCGGAGAAGGACTAATAATTGGTTAGGTGGTTCCAAAATGTGATGATTAGGGTTTGCGTAAATTAAAAGGTACCATCATTGTAGGAGGGCAAAATTGTCCAAAGAAGCAGAAAAAGGGACCTTTTTACCTGCTGCTATAAAtaatttgatgtagatgtagTGCAGTTGGTTGCTTTTACTTGGTTGTTCTCATTAGGCCCATTTGTTTATGAGACTGAGACGTACACACTTCTCAACTTTCTCATGATTTCCTTTATTGCAATTTAAGCTCCTTGACTTGTTCTACTTTGTgggttttcaatgtttatttttgcCCTTTACCACATTTATATAGAAGAGTCTCGTTTTCATTTTTCGTCTGCTGACTAAAAATTTACGATCATCCAGCTTTAGATTTGTTGTTGAGAGCTGAGACTAAACCTAAAATTGAGTGACTATGCATTTCTTGGTCACCTGGTGACCACGAGAACGTAATTGTCATATGAAAAAACGTAAACCTAATTAATTAAGCAATATATTCATATATCCAAATTTGTGTTGCTAAGTCAATCAAGTGGCAACACTCCTGAGTTGTATTAAACTCTTCTTCTACATTTGGCATGTTTGCCGGCAATGCCGGCTTCTTGACATTAGGGGCATTTCCATATAGCAAAGCAAGATACTTTGTATATCCATTTTTGTATAAATAtatgggaaaaaaaaatttgtataaatataataaataggGACCCAATTTCCTTGTTTGAAATGCTGGCTCCTCACTTAGATGGGACATGGCATGAATTGAGAATTTTCTTACCTTCTAAGACATGGGGTGTTCCTATACTTTTGACATAGACAAAGGGTAAATATGACATTTTCTTAATTGGTAGATTTTTAAGACGGTAAAAATACGTATGACTGTAAACATTTTTATTAGaataatattttgttattatataCTTAACTTGTTATGATATTAGACTATGAATCTATTTGAACCAATCTCAAAAGGCAAAATTATAATCATGATCATTTAAAAGTGAAATCATGTCCAAACATGTAGTACTAATTGAACTTGAACTTGATGACATTGTTATTAAAACCACAACTAAAGTCTCAAATTACTAAGTTTTAAATTGGTAGAAGAATCTTTTAAGAACTACAAAATACTAAGTTAATGTAGTCCTAATTGAGAATGTTATGATTAAACAATGtcttatcatatatatatatataataacgaAATATTTATAAAAGATGACCAGTTGGTGGCCAAGCCACAATAATCAACAATTTCGCGGTAAGGaagatttaaaaatattaacatgTGACGTTATATTGTCAGATTGTGAATTTTGCTTCGACATTAAAAATGggcaaacaaaatcaaaatcattTACAAATTAGAATCATATCCAAATTTGTCGGTACTAATTGAGCTGCAATAAAagattttattgttatttttctCTCCCTTTTTGTAAAATTTAAGTAAAACCATAAACAAAAGTGAAATTGTTGGCTTCTAAAGTAGGAAACTTGGAAGGATAAAGTTAGATGGGATGGGCCCATCACAAAAAACTTCCCACAAGGACAAGCTTTAGCGGGTGGAAGGCCCAAAGTTTGGGGCATCTCCCTCCTGTCCCAAGGACATTCGccaaattacaataatacccttc
This is a stretch of genomic DNA from Malus domestica chromosome 02, GDT2T_hap1. It encodes these proteins:
- the LOC103454232 gene encoding N-acylphosphatidylethanolamine synthase-like isoform X2; the encoded protein is MGRRIMEWAARSDYMGGIPRKMVLTAVGGLAKAVVSLFNSTTVHNADTLLRLVRSRPNGVPLVTVSNHMSTMDDPFLWAFKGFPITDANLSRWVLAAEDICFKNSMLSYFFRVGKCIPITRGGGIYQEHMNEALERLSEGSWLHTFPEGKVYQEDAPIRRLKWGTASLIARAPVNPIVLPIVHTGFEQVMPDKFHRGKRPPFPLWNKDIKIIVGEPMELDLPEMRQMATSLSRNTSHSTLGWPSSCPGGLDEAAQKHLYSAISEKIQNVMERLRIFAKSFSKSKDQSLC
- the LOC103454232 gene encoding N-acylphosphatidylethanolamine synthase-like isoform X1, which codes for MGRRIMEWAARSDYMGGIPRKMVLTAVGGLAKAVVSLFNSTTVHNADTLLRLVRSRPNGVPLVTVSNHMSTMDDPFLWAFKGFPITDANLSRGGICFYVVIWSGKCIPITRGGGIYQEHMNEALERLSEGSWLHTFPEGKVYQEDAPIRRLKWGTASLIARAPVNPIVLPIVHTGFEQVMPDKFHRGKRPPFPLWNKDIKIIVGEPMELDLPEMRQMATSLSRNTSHSTLGWPSSCPGGLDEAAQKHLYSAISEKIQNVMERLRIFAKSFSKSKDQSLC
- the LOC103454215 gene encoding protein TIFY 3B-like, which gives rise to MEEKAEVGCDVKVKLSEMEEEMVAQNKPNQTEDDLQNTRKVPSALNITGPAPAQLTIFYAGSVSVFDAITAEKVRELMLIAAAAAADKKTSDVKNSATSCPPSPLIRTGSSTLQKSSTAPGSPVVQPFPEQNSSICKLQAEFPIARRHSLQRFLEKRRDRMVSNSPYPTSPATPKDDNAKTIQSDNASPGVGCFKQSAMVQEETQPSSVA
- the LOC103426757 gene encoding protein FATTY ACID EXPORT 2, chloroplastic-like, coding for MADLCVSQSSLFLLSPKIGAFHNTAISLPLACGGARRLQHNNNLTFHGFRASPGLRLGVVSDTKTSTVFTVDSGTKDIGIEPVAGGGDGGGEFGGRGGGGGGGGGGGDNSEGKGEGEEGPEESKKKGMSMSQKLTLGYAALVGVGGLMGFLKSGSQKSLLAGGISSALLFYVSTELPVRPVFASSIGLGLSAALLAVMGSRFKKSGKIFPAGVVSLVSLVMTGGYLHGILRSAH